From a region of the Zingiber officinale cultivar Zhangliang chromosome 10B, Zo_v1.1, whole genome shotgun sequence genome:
- the LOC122028920 gene encoding zinc finger MYM-type protein 1-like, with the protein MNAPGNNQMIAPKIQKQLVNACAVETTNAILADLGDRWFTLLLDEARDCSVKEQMAVVIRYVNKHGEVIERFMDVVHVATTTAACLKEAIDSLFAKYGLSVARLRGQGYDGASNMSGEFNGLKSLIMKENPYALYVHCFAHQLQLLVVAVAQANQYVCDFMWIVGSIVNTSASSCKRADKLRQLEHDRKVKLLERGEISSGRGLNQETSLARPGDTRWGSHHSTLCRIEQMWPSVIEVLQNLIDDGDRSSKGLSRTLVERMERYEFVFILLLMKRILAITNHLSTVLQEKDQNIVNAMRLINNVKCKLQKLRDSGWDILLEDVIDIILQEMDSRFSETTTDLLIYMSCLDPRNSFSRFDVQKLVRLAHFYEDDFSWNERMLVEQELETYIDDVRSDERFEGISDLGALAKKMIETMKNRVFPLVYRMIELALLLPVATATVERVFSAMNIVKTDLRNRIGDEWMNDSLVVYIEKDVFNTVDNEPILQRFQNMKSRRMQLSRIR; encoded by the exons ATGAATGCACCtggaaataatcaaatgattgcccCAAAAATTCAAAAGCAATTGGTGAATGCTTGTGCAGTTGAGACCACAAATGCTATTCTAGCTGATCTTGGAGATAGATGGTTCACTTTACTACTTGATGAGGCTCGTGACTGTTCAGTGAAAGAGCAAATGGCAGTTGTTATTAGATATGTGAACAAGCATGGAGAGGTGATTGAACGATTTATGGATGTAGTTCATGTTGCAACAACTACAGCTGCTTGTTTGAAGGAGGCAATCGACTCTTTATTTGCTAAGTATGGTTTATCAGTGGCGAGATTGAGgggtcaaggatatgatggtgcttCAAATATGTCTGGAGAATTTAATGGCTTAAAGTCACTGATAATGAAAGAAAATCCGTATGCATTAtatgttcattgttttgctcatcaactccagctaTTGGTTGTAGCCGTTGCTCAAGCAAATCAATATGTTTGTGATTTCATGTGGATTGTTGGTTCGATTGTGAACACATCTGCATCATCTTGCAAAAGGGCCGACAAACTTCGACAACTTGAACATGATAGAAAAGTTAAACTTCTTGAAAGAGGAGAGATTAGTTCTGGTAGAGGACTAAACCAAGAAACTAGTCTAGCTAGACCTGGAGATACACGATGGGGGTCTCATCATTCAACTTTATGTCGTATTGAACAAATGTGGCCATCTGTTATAGAGGTTCTTCAAAATTTGATTGATGATGGTGATCGTTCTTCTAAGGGTTTAAGTAGAACTTTGGTTGAAAGAATGGAGAGGTATGAATTTGTGTTTATTCTACTATTGATGAAACGTATATTGGCAATCACAAATCATTTGTCAACCGTTCTACAAGAGAAAGATCAAAATATTGTGAATGCGATGCGTTTGATCAATAATGTGAAATGCAAATTGCAAAAGTTGAGAGATTCTGGATGGGATATTTTACTTGAGGAT GTTATCGATATTATTCTACAGGAGATGGATAGTCGTTTCTCTGAAACAACTACAGATTTGTTGATTTATATGTCATGTCTTGATCCTAGAAACTCGTTCTCTAGATTTGATGTACAGAAGTTAGTGCGCCTGGCTCATTTTTATGAggatgatttttcttggaatgaGCGTATGTTGGTTGAACAAGAGCTTGAAACATATATTGATGACGTCAGATCAGATGAACGGTTTGAAGGCATTTCAGATTTGGGAGCTCTTGCAAAGAAAATGATTGAAACAATGAAGAACCGTGTGTTTCCTTTGGTTTATCGGATGATTGAGCTAGCCTTACTTCTTCCAGTTGCTACTGCAACTGTTGAAAGAGTGTTTTCGGCAATGAATATTGTCAAAACAGATTTGCGAAATAGGATTggagatgaatggatgaatgaTAGTTTGGTAGTATATATCGAGAAAGATGTTTTTAATACTGTCGACAATGAGCCAATTTTACAGCGTTTTCAGAACATGAAGTCTCGAAGAATGCAATTGTCACGTATTCGTTAG
- the LOC122029503 gene encoding AT-hook motif nuclear-localized protein 23-like, producing MAGLDFGTASRFVHPLRLHLPHGKGDEGDGSPGGGEEEGAGYGGLELSTPSGEVGGRRPRGRPPGSKNKPKPPVIITRESANALRTHILEVGGGCDVFECLTTYARRRQRGVCVLSGSGTVANVTLRQPGGGGGGEGAVAAALQGRFEILSLSGSFLPPPAPPGATSLAVFLAGGQGQVVGGSVVGSLIAAGPVILIAASFTNVAYERLPLEDEEDEAAAAQQQQQQQLEIQHPAPSTNGASRTAAGLGLPSPFADPSSGLPFFNLPLSMSQLPVDGRGGDAWPGSASSTAGRPQF from the coding sequence ATGGCGGGGCTTGATTTCGGCACGGCCTCACGGTTCGTGCACCCACTGCGCCTCCACCTCCCCCACGGGAAGGGCGACGAGGGCGATGGCTCGCCTGGCGGAGGGGAGGAGGAGGGAGCTGGGTACGGGGGGCTGGAGCTGTCGACGCCGTCCGGGGAGGTGGGGGGAAGGCGGCCGCGCGGCCGGCCGCCGGGGTCGAAGAACAAGCCGAAGCCGCCGGTGATCATCACGCGGGAGAGCGCGAACGCGCTGCGGACGCACATACTGGAGGTGGGCGGCGGGTGCGACGTGTTCGAGTGCCTGACGACGTACGCGCGCCGGCGGCAGCGCGGCGTGTGCGTGCTCAGCGGCAGCGGGACGGTGGCCAACGTGACGCTCCGCCAGCCGGGCGGCGGGGGAGGCGGCGAAGGGGCGGTGGCGGCGGCGCTGCAGGGGAGGTTCGAGATACTGTCGCTGTCCGGCTCGTTCCTGCCGCCGCCCGCGCCGCCGGGGGCCACCAGCTTGGCCGTGTTTTTGGCGGGCGGGCAGGGGCAGGTGGTGGGGGGCAGCGTGGTGGGCTCGCTGATCGCCGCGGGGCCGGTCATCCTGATCGCCGCGTCGTTCACCAACGTGGCGTACGAGAGGCTGCCGCTAGAAGACGAGGAGGACGAGGCAGCGGCcgctcagcagcagcagcagcagcagctggAGATCCAGCACCCGGCGCCGTCGACGAACGGCGCCAGCAGGACGGCCGCCGGACTGGGACTGCCGTCGCCGTTTGCCGACCCTTCGTCCGGTCTTCCGTTCTTCAATTTGCCGCTCAGTATGTCTCAGCTGCCGGTGGATGGGCGCGGCGGCGACGCGTGGCCCGGAAGCGCGTCTTCCACCGCCGGAAGACCACAGTTCTGA
- the LOC122029502 gene encoding myosin-8-like, whose protein sequence is MASKSSVVVGSQVWVEDPDVAWIDGQVLEIKGDEIKISCTSGKTVTAKFSNVHPKDPEASPCGVDDMTKLAYLHEPGVLQNLRSRYDMNEIYTYTGNILIAVNPFRRLTHLYDSHMMEQYKGAAFGDLSPHPFAVADAAFRLMRNEGKSQAILVSGESGAGKTESTKMIMCYLAYMGGRAVSEGRTVEQQVLQSNPVLEAFGNAKTVRNNNSSRFGKFVEIQFDERGRISGAAIRTYLLERSRVCQISDTERNYHCFYMLCAAPPEDIQRYKMGNPKTFHYLNQSSCYELDGVDDSKEYLETKKAMDIIGINSDEQDAIFRVVAAILHLGNIEFVDGKDIDSSQPKDEKSWFHLRTAAELFMCDATALEDSLCKRVIVTRDENIVKSLDPEAAALSRDALAKIVYSRLFDWLVNKINNSIGQDPNSKCLIGVLDIYGFESFKTNSFEQFCINLTNEKLQQHFNQHVFKMEQEEYTKEEISWSYIEFVDNQDILDLIEKKPGGVIALLDEACMLPRSTHETFAQKLYQAFKNHNRFNKPKLSRSDFTICHYAGEVTYQTELFLDKNKDYVVAEHQALLSASKCSFASSLFPPLSEDASKSSKFSSIGSRFKQQLQSLLETLSSTEPHYIRCVKPNNLLKPAIFENQNILQQLRCGGVMEAIRISCAGYPTRRVFCEFIDRFGILAPQVLDKSCDEITAVKRLLEKTDLQGYQVGKTKVFLRAGQMAELDARRNEVLGRSAATIQRKVRSYLAHKKFILLKNSAIQIQIICRGQLARQLYENMRRQAAALSIQTFFRMHLARIAYKELLSSTVTIQAGLRGMAAREELLFRQKTKAAIIIQSHCRKFLARWNYSRMKKAVITTQCAWRGKVARRELRNLKMAARETGALQAAKNKLEKEVEELTWRLQLEKRMRADLEEAKNQENVKSQAALQEMQQKLKETNSLLTKECEANKKAAEVAPVIKEVPVVDTVQLDKLRDENEKLKALVSSLETKINETEKKFEETSRISEERLKKSMDAETKIIQLNNSVQRLKEKLSNVESENQILRQQTLLHSSVKSISEHSSIPTTPTKHNLENGHHHVEDSKSAPPGIKDYENADAKLSKFHAERQLENVGALISCVSRNIGFSQGKPVAALTIYKCFLHWKSFEAERTSVFDHLIQMIGSAIENEESNNHLAYWLSNGSSLLFLLQKSIKPPGVAGANPHRKPPVPTSLFGRMTQSFRSSASFTNLAVDGLDVVRQVEVKYPALLFKQQLTAYVEKMYGMIRDNVKKDLSSSLSLCVQAPRTRSSMLHGSANSSGNQVQSNNWKTIVECLDDLLQTLQGNYVPSILIQKIIMQIFSYINVQLFNSLLLRRECCSFNNGEYVKSGLSELELWCTKAKSEYAGSSWDELKHIRQAVGFLVIFQKSRISYDEIAQDLCPVLSVQQLYRICTQYWDDKYDTKSVSSEVLSNMRALMTEDSNGTESSSFLLDDNSSMPFSVDELSTSLRAKDFSEVKLAEELLQNPAFQFLE, encoded by the exons ATG GCAAGCAAGTCAAGTGTAGTTGTAGGATCACAAGTCTGGGTTGAGGATCCTGATGTGGCATGGATAGATGGACAAGTATTGGAGATCAAAGGAGATGAGATTAAGATCAGCTGTACTTCTGGAAAGACA GTGACAGCCAAGTTTTCTAATGTCCATCCTAAGGATCCCGAAGCTTCACCTTGTGGAGTGGATGACATGACAAAACTTGCCTATTTGCATGAACCAGGAGTTTTGCAAAACTTGAGATCTAGATATGACATGAATGAAATTTAT ACTTATACTGGCAATATATTGATTGCTGTCAATCCCTTCCGGCGTTTGACTCACCTGTATGACAGCCACATGATGGAACAATATAAAGGAGCAGCTTTTGGTGATTTAAGTCCCCATCCTTTTGCTGTTGCAGATGCTGCTTTTCG ATTGATGAGAAATGAAGGAAAAAGCCAAGCAATTTTAGTAAGTGGGGAAAGTGGAGCAGGTAAAACTGAAAGCACAAAGATGATTATGTGCTATCTTGCTTACATGGGTGGTAGAGCTGTATCAGAAGGGAGGACTGTCGAGCAACAAGTCCTCCAG tccAATCCTGTTCTTGAAGCCTTTGGAAATGCAAAGACAGTAAGAAATAACAACTCAAG TCGTTTTGGCAAGTTTGTTGAGATTCAGTTTGATGAGAGGGGAAGGATTTCTGGAGCTGCCATTAGAACTTACCTTCTTGAAAGATCCCGAGTTTGCCAAATATCTGATACTGAAAGGAACTATCACTGCTTTTACATGCTTTGCGCGGCACCACCAGAA GACATTCAAAGATACAAGATGGGAAATCCCAAGACATTCCATTATCTTAACCAATCCAGCTGCTATGAGCTTGATGGGGTAGATGATTCCAAGGAGTATTTGGAAACTAAAAAGGCTATGGACATCATTGGCATCAATTCTGATGAACAG GATGCAATTTTCCGAGTAGTCGCTGCTATTCTTCATCTAGGGAATATTGAGTTTGTAGATGGAAAGGACATAGATTCTTCTCAACCTAAAGATGAGAAGTCATGGTTCCATTTGAGAACTGCTGCAGAGCTATTCAT gtgcgATGCAACGGCACTTGAAGATTCTTTGTGTAAGCGTGTTATTGTTACTCGGGATGAGAATATTGTAAAATCCCTGGATCCAGAAGCTGCTGCTTTAAGTAGAGATGCCCTTGCAAAAATTGTCTACTCAAGACTGTTTGATTG GCTTGTAAACAAGATCAACAACTCAATTGGCCAAGACCCTAATTCAAAGTGCTTAATTGGGGTGCTCGATATATATGGctttgaaagttttaaaactaacaG TTTTGAGCAGTTTTGTATCAATCTTACAAATGAAAAATTGCAGCAGCACTTCAATCAG CATGTTTTTAAGATGGAGCAAGAAGAATATACTAAAGAAGAAATCAGTTGGAGTTATATTGAGTTTGTTGATAACCAGGACATACTGGATCTTATAGAAAAG AAACCTGGTGGAGTTATTGCTCTCCTGGATGAGGCTTG CATGTTGCCAAGATCAACACATGAAACTTTTGCTCAGAAACTCTACCAAGCTTTTAAAAATCACAACCGCTTTAACAAGCCAAAATTATCTCGGTCTGACTTTACCATTTGTCATTATGCTGGTGAA GTTACATATCAGACAGAGTTGTTCTTAGACAAGAACAAGGATTATGTGGTTGCGGAGCATCAGGCTCTTTTGAGTGCTTCTAAATGTTCCTTTGCTTCAAGTTTGTTTCCACCTCTTTCTGAGGATgcttcaaaatcttcaaaattctCATCAATAGGCTCAAGATTTAAG CAACAACTGCAATCTCTGCTAGAAACTCTGAGTTCCACTGAGCCACACTACATTCGCTGTGTTAAACCCAACAATCTCTTGAAACCAGCAATATTTGAGAATCAGAATATTCTTCAGCAGCTCCGGTGTGGG GGAGTGATGGAGGCCATTAGAATAAGTTGTGCTGGATATCCAACAAGACGGGTATTTTGTGAATTTATCGACCGTTTTGGCATTCTTGCACCACAGGTTTTGGACAAAAG TTGTGATGAGATCACTGCTGTAAAGAGGTTGCTAGAGAAGACTGATCTCCAAGGTTACCAG GTTGGAAAAACGAAGGTGTTTCTTCGAGCTGGTCAAATGGCTGAACTTGATGCCCGTAGAAATGAAGTTCTGGGAAGATCTGCTGCCACAATCCAAAGGAAAGTTCGATCATACTTGGCCCATAAAAAGTTCATTTTGCTTAAGAATTCAGCCATACAGATTCAGATCATATGCAGAG GTCAACTTGCAAGACAGCTTTATGAAAACATGCGTAGACAAGCTGCGGCACTTAGTATTCAGACATTTTTCAGAATGCATCTTGCAAGGATAGCTTACAAAGAGTTATTGTCTTCCACTGTAACCATCCAAGCTGGCTTAAGGGGAATGGCTGCTCGTGAGGAACTTCTTTTCAGGCAGAAGACGAAAGCTGCCATTATTATTCAG AGTCATTGTCGCAAATTCTTGGCACGCTGGAATTACTCAAGGATGAAGAAGGCGGTGATCACTACTCAATGTGCTTGGAGAGGAAAGGTTGCAAGAAGAGAGCTACGGAATCTTAAAATG GCGGCTAGAGAAACTGGTGCCCTTCAAGCTGCTaaaaataagttggaaaaagaaGTTGAAGAACTTACATGGCGTCTGCAATTGGAAAAGCGCATGCGa GCTGATCTTGAGGAAGCTAAGAACCAGGAAAATGTGAAATCGCAAGCTGCTCTGCAAGAGATGCAACAAAAATTGAAGGAAACTAATTCTTTGTTGACTAAGGAGTGTGAGGCTAATAAAAAGGCTGCTGAAGTAGCTCCTGTCATTAAAGAGGTTCCTGTTGTTGACACAGTTCAGTTGGATAAGCTTAGGGATGAGAATGAGAAGCTTAAG GCTTTGGTGAGCTCACTAGAAACAAAGATCAATGAAACTGAGAAGAAGTTTGAAGAAACTAGTAGAATCAGTGAGGAAAGGCTGAAGAAGTCCATGGATGCTGAGACTAAGATAATTCAGTTGAACAATTCAGTGCAGag GCTCAAAGAGAAACTTTCTAACGTGGAATCTGAGAACCAGATTTTGCGACAGCAGACCTTATTGCATTCCTCAGTGAAATCCATATCTGAGCATTCATCAATTCCAACAACTCCTACCAAACAT AATTTGGAGAATGGCCATCATCATGTTGAAGATTCTAAG AGTGCCCCACCAGGTATCAAGGACTACGAGAATGCTGATGCTAAGTTGAGCAAATTTCATGCTGAGAGACAACTT GAGAATGTTGGTGCCCTAATCAGTTGTGTCAGCAGAAATATTGGGTTTAGTCAGGGAAAACCAGTAGCTGCATTAACTATATACAAATGTTTTCTTCACTGGAAATCCTTTGAAGCTGAAAGAACTAGTGTGTTTGATCATCTCATCCAGATGATTGGGTCTGCGATTGAG AATGAAGAGTCTAATAATCATCTTGCTTATTGGCTATCAAATGGTTCAAGTTTGTTGTTTTTGCTGCAAAAAAGCATTAAGCCTCCTGGTGTGGCTGGAGCTAATCCACATCGAAAACCTCCTGTTCCCACGTCATTATTTGGGAGAATGACTCAG TCATTTCGTTCTTCAGCATCTTTTACCAACCTTGCTGTGGATGGCCTGGATGTTGTGCGCCAAGTTGAAGTAAAATATCCTGCCTTACTTTTCAAGCAGCAGCTGACAGCTTATGTGGAGAAGATGTATGGAATGATCCGAGACAATGTGAAAAAGGATTTGTCTTCTTCACTGTCATTGTGTGTACAG GCTCCACGAACAAGGTCAAGTATGTTGCATGGCTCTGCAAATTCATCTGGAAACCAAGTACAAAGTAACAACTGGAAGACCATTGTTGAGTGTTTGGATGACCTTCTCCAGACGTTGCAAGGAAATTAT GTTCCTTCTATTCTCATTCAGAAGATAATTATGCAGATTTTCTCATACATAAATGTACAATTATTTAACAG TTTGCTTCTTCGCCGTGAATGTTGTTCCTTCAACAATGGAGAGTATGTTAAATCTGGTTTATCTGAGTTAGAATTGTGGTGCACAAAAGCAAAATCTGAG TATGCTGGATCATCCTGGGATGAGCTTAAGCACATAAGACAGGCTGTTGGTTTCTTG GTCATATTCCAGAAATCTAGGATTTCCTATGACGAGATAGCTCAAGATCTGTGCCCG GTTCTCAGTGTGCAGCAACTTTATAGAATCTGCACACAGTATTGGGATGACAAGTACGACACAAAGAGTGTCTCGTCAGAG GTTCTTTCAAACATGCGGGCACTTATGACCGAAGATTCTAACGGCACAGAAAGCAGCTCCTTCTTGTTAGATGACAATTCTAG CATGCCATTCTCAGTCGATGAGTTGTCTACTTCTTTACGTGCAAAGGATTTCTCAGAGGTCAAACTAGCTGAGGAGCTCCTCCAAAACCCAGCCTTCCAATTTTTAGAGTGA